A genomic region of Pongo pygmaeus isolate AG05252 chromosome 7, NHGRI_mPonPyg2-v2.0_pri, whole genome shotgun sequence contains the following coding sequences:
- the MOS gene encoding proto-oncogene serine/threonine-protein kinase mos, with amino-acid sequence MPSPLALRPYLRSELSPSVDARPCSSPSELPAKLLLGATPPRAPRLPRRLAWCSIDWEQVCFLQRLGAGGFGSVYKATYRGVPVAIKQVNKCTKNRLASRRSFWAELNVARLRHDNIVRVVAASTRTPAGSNSLGTIIMEFGGNVTLHQVIYGAAGHPEGDAGEPHCCTGGQLSLGKCLKYSLDVVNGLLFLHSQSIVHLDLKPANILISEQDVCKISDFGCSEKLEDLLCFQTPSYPLGGTYTHRAPELLKGEGVTPKADIYSFAITLWQMTTKQAPYSGERQHILYAVVAYDLRPSLSAAVFEDSLPGQRLGDVIRRCWRPSAAQRPSARLLLVDLTSLKAEVG; translated from the coding sequence ATGCCCTCGCCCCTGGCCCTACGCCCCTACCTCCGGAGCGAGCTTTCCCCATCGGTGGACGCGCGGCCCTGCAGCAGTCCCTCCGAGCTTCCTGCGAAGCTGCTTCTGGGGGCCACTCCTCCTCGGGCCCCGCGGCTGCCGCGCCGGCTGGCCTGGTGCTCCATTGACTGGGAGCAGGTGTGCTTCCTGCAGAGGCTGGGAGCCGGAGGATTTGGCTCGGTGTACAAGGCGACTTACCGCGGTGTTCCTGTGGCCATAAAGCAAGTGAACAAGTGCACCAAGAACCGACTAGCATCTCGGCGGAGTTTCTGGGCTGAGCTCAACGTAGCAAGGCTGCGCCACGATAACATCGTGCGCGTGGTGGCTGCCAGCACGCGCACGCCCGCGGGGTCCAATAGCCTAGGGACCATCATCATGGAGTTCGGTGGCAACGTCACTTTACACCAAGTCATCTATGGCGCCGCCGGCCACCCTGAGGGGGACGCAGGGGAGCCTCACTGCTGCACTGGAGGACAGTTAAGTTTGGGAAAGTGTCTCAAGTACTCCCTAGATGTTGTGAACGGCCTGCTCTTCCTCCACTCGCAAAGCATTGTGCACTTGGACCTGAAGCCCGCGAACATCTTGATCAGTGAGCAAGATGTCTGTAAAATTAGTGACTTCGGTTGCTCTGAGAAGTTGGAAGATCTGCTGTGCTTCCAGACACCCTCTTACCCTCTAGGAGGCACATACACCCACCGCGCCCCGGAGCTCCTGAAAGGAGAGGGCGTGACGCCTAAAGCCGACATTTATTCCTTTGCCATCACTCTCTGGCAAATGACTACCAAGCAGGCGCCGTATTCGGGGGAGCGGCAGCACATACTGTACGCAGTGGTGGCCTACGACCTGCGCCCGTCCCTCTCCGCTGCAGTCTTCGAGGACTCGCTCCCCGGGCAGCGCCTTGGGGACGTCATCCGGCGCTGCTGGAGACCCAGCGCGGCGCAGAGGCCGAGCGCGCGGCTGCTTTTGGTGGATCTCACCTCTTTGAAAGCTGAAGTCGGCTGA